In Deinococcus ruber, a single window of DNA contains:
- a CDS encoding response regulator, which translates to MEKTLPQQAVPAAGGCGFRTLDGALLADCGQSAKGRVMMMQVLLIEDHFADALLLQEWLEAANVVWEITHVQTFAEAVACWHALAYDVLLLDLDIPDGFGLEVLRRSLALVEERPVVVLSGLENPSVALEALALGALAYVVKGPAAVQTLLTLFPSA; encoded by the coding sequence ATGGAGAAGACCCTCCCTCAGCAAGCCGTACCCGCTGCAGGGGGGTGTGGATTTCGTACGCTTGATGGCGCCCTTCTGGCTGATTGCGGCCAGAGTGCCAAAGGCAGGGTGATGATGATGCAGGTCCTGTTGATCGAGGATCACTTCGCCGATGCGTTGCTGCTTCAGGAATGGCTGGAGGCCGCGAACGTCGTTTGGGAGATCACGCACGTGCAGACGTTCGCGGAAGCCGTGGCGTGCTGGCATGCACTGGCCTATGACGTGTTGCTCTTGGATCTGGATATTCCCGATGGGTTTGGCCTGGAGGTCCTCAGGAGGAGTTTGGCGCTGGTGGAAGAGCGGCCGGTGGTAGTGCTGAGTGGGCTGGAGAACCCGTCGGTTGCGCTGGAGGCGCTGGCCCTGGGCGCGCTGGCCTATGTAGTGAAGGGGCCAGCGGCGGTGCAGACCTTGCTGACCCTATTCCCAAGCGCATAA